Proteins encoded in a region of the Flavobacteriales bacterium genome:
- a CDS encoding TetR/AcrR family transcriptional regulator — translation MGRKTVDKKRYVDKAVKDRYTVKLMVYFQNNGLTNASMSELAKELGISKTTLYNHFKSKEEMVEEAVKYKLKVIGEYQSVIENITLPYTERYRKSMLFFCVQTFDISSLILSQLETDYPSVWKRVQVFIRNVMLDLISYYEIGIDIGVFKKDANPLLLSLNDQQFFDLLANKNFLKDNNIKVLDAFNHHYSIKFNGLIIG, via the coding sequence ATGGGAAGAAAAACTGTAGATAAAAAAAGATATGTAGATAAAGCTGTTAAAGATCGATACACAGTAAAATTAATGGTTTATTTTCAAAATAACGGGCTAACGAATGCTTCAATGTCTGAATTGGCAAAAGAGCTAGGTATTAGTAAAACTACACTATACAATCATTTTAAAAGTAAAGAAGAAATGGTTGAAGAGGCCGTAAAATACAAATTAAAAGTTATTGGAGAATACCAATCCGTTATTGAAAACATAACCCTGCCCTATACTGAACGCTACAGAAAATCAATGCTCTTTTTTTGTGTTCAAACTTTCGATATTTCTTCTTTAATTTTAAGTCAATTAGAAACAGATTATCCCTCTGTATGGAAAAGAGTTCAAGTATTCATACGGAATGTAATGCTAGATTTAATTAGTTACTACGAAATAGGTATTGATATTGGCGTATTTAAAAAAGATGCTAACCCACTGTTATTGAGTTTAAATGATCAACAATTTTTTGATCTATTAGCCAATAAGAATTTTTTAAAAGATAACAACATTAAAGTCTTAGATGCTTTTAACCATCACTACAGCATCAAGTTTAATGGTTTAATTATTGGGTAA